CTTCTGACCATTCTGAAGAAGATGAAGCAGAAAGAGCGGGAGCTGCGACTGCTCATGCTGTATCCTCCCGGGCGCCGGAGCCGCGAGGGTAGCGGGGGGCGAAGGGGAGCGCGCCGGGTGGGCGGTGCCAGGCGCCCCCTGCTGGGCACGAGATGCGCGGCCGGCGCGTACCAACTGCCCTTTGTGCGTCACGCACGTGGGCCCTACCAATCGccccagcggggggggggggggggggctgggaggagacCGTACCACCGGCTCGGGGCGGGGAGGACTCCGTTCCCAAGGCCGAAGGTGAGGGTCTAAAAGCGCAGAGGCTGGACCAGATGTCCCTATGTAGGGGGAGGGGGTCCCGGAGGCGACTCGGAGGCCACCACCCGGCGGTCGGGCTAGAGCGTGAGGCCGCTGTCCTCCCTGGCTCTGaccttccccccccccgccccgcctccgaGGGTgccaggccccggccccgccctcaAGGCCCGAATCCCCGGGGCGTGGGGCCCCGCCCTGCGATCCTAGGGGAGGTAGACGCCCCGGCTTGGCTTGTTTCTCCGTGGGGCTCACGCGGGTGTCCTTGGCCGCACGCCGCGTCGGTATTCCCGCCCCCCCCCGGGCTGATGGCTTGTAGGCCCGAGGGCCCCGCCGACCTTCTGCGTCCCGCTAGCGGGAGCCTGCGCTCGTTCTCCCTTCTGGGTGCAGGGGCCGGTGCAGGGGCCCGCGGGGACTCCGCGATCCCGGGGCTGGGCGGGTCTCAGTCGGAGCTCCCCGAGCAGCGGAGAGAAGACCTTAAAGTGCGCGGATCACCTTATAATACTGAGGAAGAGGCACAGAGCCTTCACTCACCCagttaaacatttactgagtgccttgtatgtatgtgctaggcactgtccTAGGGGCTGGGGTAGAACAGCAAAAGAAATCCTTACCGTCGTGGACGGTCTGTAATGCCATGGGGAGAAAGATGTTAACAAAGCAAATAGGTAAAATGTATAGGATGCATGGAGAAGAATGCAGTTTAAACAAGGTCAAAGAAGGCCACCATGAAAAAGTGACAGTTGAGTAAAGACCAGGAGGTGAGGGATGAACCGTGTAGATGTCATCGCAAAATTTGTTTATGCAAAAGGAAGGGCAAATGCAAGGTTTGGAAGGAGGAACTCAACTGGTGTGTTCAAAGGAATGTCGAGGAGGGCCGTGTCCCTGGAGAGCGTAAGCAAGGAGAAGAGCACTAGATTATGACAGAGAGGACAACCGTCACCTCACGTGGCTTTTGGTTCTTGGCTTTTCCTTAAGAGGAGAAGTGCCCAGGAGAAGCATGATCTGGTTGCTGCATCACAGGCGAGATAGGATGGTAGCTTGGACCAGGACGGAAACAGTGAGGTGATGAAAGTTGGGGGACAGTTGATCCGAGGCCCAGCAGGCATTGCTGCTAGATTAGACTCGAGTGTGAGAGGGAGTGAAGTCAAGCCTGACTTCAGGATTCTGGCCTGAACGCTTCCAAAGAAGGAGGAACCACTTGctgaggagggggcagggagcaggttCAGAAAGATGAGAGCTCAGGTTTGGCCAAGCAAGATATCCTGAGACATCCGATAAGTATCCAGTTGGCAGCCAGATGATAGAGGGCCGGGAGTCCAGGGGAGCAGCTGGGTGGGATGTGTACATTTGGGCGTCACCAGCATAAAGATGGTATTTGAAGCTGTGATCCTGGGTGGGAGCGCTAAGAGATGAGCATGGGTGGAGGAGAACTGAGACAGATCTGGATAAGAGGtcagggcagggatccctgggtggcgcagcggtttggcgcctgcctttggcccagggcgcaatcctggagacccgggatcgaatcccacgtcgggctcccggtgcatggagcctgcttctccctctgcctatgtctctgcctctctctctctctctgtgactatcataaaaaaaaaaaaaaaaaattcagaggtcAGGGCAATGAGAACCCGGCAGAGGAGTAGAGGAGGGGTCAGGTGCTGATGATGGAGCAGGAAGATGAGGGCTGAGTACTGCCCTCCACCTGCCAGAGAACAATGTGAAGTCTTTAGGGATCTTGGCAAGAGCAGTTTCagggaagcagggggagcaaaATCTCATGGGTCCAAGCAAAAGCAGGAGGAcagaaatcagagagggtgagtaGGGACAACGGTTTTGAGGAGATTTGCtataaaggtaaagaaaaaaaggagtgagTAGAGGGGGAGAGGGATCAAGAGAGGGTATTGTTTGCTTTTAAGGTGGGGGAGACACCAGCTTGTTAGCTGATGGGAATGATCCAGTGGATGATGGAGTTGGGATGTGAAGGAGGTAATCGAAGCCTGGGTCTCAGGAGAGCTCTGGTCACACTCATTCTACTGGTTTGAGTCACCTGGGGCCCCCTCCCAGCTGCAAGCACCTTTAAGGGTTGGAGTGACCCCGGGGGTGTTCTCTCCAGCTGCTGAACTCACCCATTTGTTTGCATACTCACTGAACAGCAAAGGGTTTGGAACTTTCCAGAAACGGGTGAGGGTGGCCACCTCCAGGTCCTTGCTCTTGCTGTTTGCTCTGTCTAGAATGCTCTTCCCTTAGTCCTTTGGAAAGCTGGCTCCTTGTAGTTTGGTCCTCAGCTTGAGACCCTGAGAGAGGTGCCCAAGCTAAAGGAAGCTCCTGCAATGACCCCCGCCCATAGCCTCTTAGTTGTATTTCTTACACTCACCAGGAGCTGATGGTACCTTGTTTCTCATTTGTTTGCACTCTATCGACTGTCTCCGCACTAGAGTAGAAGCTGCACAAGGGTGGGGACTTTGATTCTGGGGTACCCCCAGCACCAGAAGagggcctggcacaaagtaagtattcaataaatattgtagAGTAAATTAAGGAAACTTTAGTTAGGAAGAGatgattaaaaaatctttatttcttgatTCTTTGCCATTTATCGTGAGCCAATAAATTGTGGGTCAGGCTCAACTGAGTCGATACAGTTGCTCAAGTGAGTCGATACAGGGTGGAAAATAACTTGTCCCCTTGTGATGTCACCACCCTGCAGAGTTCAGGGACTTCTCCTTAACCTAGTGCGCCCCAGCGGCCTAGACAATGCTGGCAAAACAACCATCCTCAAGAAGTTCAACGGGGAAGACATTGACACCATCTCCCCAACACTAGGCTTCAACATTAAGACCCTGGAACATCGAGGGTGAGCGGGGACCCCTCAGTGGGCTGGCCCAGGAGTAGGCAGAGAGGGTGGGTGAGGGGCCAGGCTGACCCTTGAGCCACTCCCTTCCTGTCCAGATTCAAGCTGAACATCTGGGATGTGGGAGGCCAGAAGTCCTTGCGGTCCTACTGGCGGAACTACTTTGAGAGCACCGATGGCCTCATCTGGGTGGTGGACAGCGCCGACCGCCAGCGCATGCAGGACTGCCAGCGGGAGCTCCAGAGCTTGTTggtggaggaggtgggcagggtgccTGGCCAAGCAGGCCAGACCAGGCCTCCATCAGCATCCTGGTGTACATACATGGATGGGTAAACACTCTCCTCAGTGGAGTCCCTAAGGGGCCTGTGACCCCAAAGGGACACCTAGGATGGGGTCTGTTTCTTCCCTGAGCCCTCACCATGTGCCCAGCACCCTTGGGGGCAGAGGCAACCTGTACACTTGGTCCAGGGTAGACCCACCATGCTGTGAACAGGACATGCTGTGAACTGAGACCTGGCTTCATGTCCCTTTGATGTCACTGCTTCACCACCCTCAGCTTCAGTTTCTGTACCTTGAATGGGCTTGAGGGAGGATGACTTGAGGCCCATTTATGAAGCTGTGGGAGGCAGTGGAGCCTGGCTTAGGAGTTGGACTCTTCATTGTGTAACCTCAGGCGAGACACTTAACTCTGTgaatctccatttcctcatttctagGATGGGCTTTATAATTAGGGTGATCTTATAACTTATTATCTGGCCCAAAACattttccttgaaataaaatttgagatttaTAGCTAAGTTGCAAAGATAGTGAAGAGATATCCCATATGCCTTTCACCCTGTTTCCCCCATGTTAACAGCACACGTAACCACCATGCATTTGTCAACACTAAGAAATTAGCATGGGTAAATTACTCTTAACTACAGATTTTCTTTGGATTTCACTAGTTTTTTTCATTAATaccctttttctgttccaggatttGATCTGGGTTACTATACTTGCTTTTAGTTGAAAAGCAGGACACTTTTAAGAATGAAAGAGGGATTTGTGAAAAATTATGCAGGGACAATAGCCATAAACAGGACTGCTTGGGGTACACAGGGATATGGCCACCTGATATAGTGCTAGCCACCTCCAGAGCATGTCAGGCAGGTCTAGTGAGATCATGGCTGTCCATGTTTGGCCCTGGCCTGTCACCTCGAGGCCCTATTTCAGGCCTAGATCGACCTACCTACATGGAGGGAGTCCCAATCGGTAACACAAGGAAGTAActggaagcagaggcagagagttAGGCCTGCAGGGTGGTGAACAGTTAAAGTGCTACATGAACTTGGAAGAGGGAAAGGTCACTTCCACCAGACCCCATAACCCCAGGATGGTTGCATTCTTTATGCAGCTCAGGTCATCAAATGGGAGCAGTCTAGAACCAGAGAGCTCAGGGATCTTCTTGTCCATCTTCCCCTCTCCATTTATGGTGGTAGGAACTGAGGCATAAAGGAGGGAGGTGCCCACTGGGCCCTTACCTAGGGCTCTCCCCCACCATGTGTGGCTGGACTCACAGACCGTGTCCATGTTGTCTGCCCTACTTGGTAGGGCCTCTCCTACCACCCTGGGGCCTTGCCCTGATTCCAGGTTGATCTCTGATCCCACCTGCTCTGGGTATTTAGAGGAGGGGCCGTGGTGCCCTCTgagcccccactccccaccccctgttTCTCTCCCCCAGCGCCTGGCTGGAGCAACCCTCCTCATCTTTGCCAACAAACAAGACCTGCCTGGAGCACTGTCCTCTAATGCCATCCGTGAGGTGAGTCCAAGCCTTTGCATAGGCCTGTGGACAAAAGGGGCACATGTTTCTCTGTTAACgtatttaaaaagcttttattagCTTCTCTTGTGTGGCAGGACCTATGCAGGACACTGGAGATTCAGTAATTAATAAGAACTAGTTGTGCCCCAcagcctgggggaaggcagacaTGCAAACATTATCCTACAGGATAACAGCAGCCAACCAGTAGTGAGTACTttttctgtgccaggctctgcgtGGATTAACTCATTCAGTTCCCACCCCAGCCTCCTGCAGTAGGAACCATTACTGTCATTCTGCAGATGGCGAAGCAGGTTTAGAGAAGTGAGCTAATGTGGTCAGGGTCACACAGTAAGCAGACAAACGGGATTTCAGTGCAGGCCTGTGTGACCCCAAATTGTATCCTGCCTCTTGCTCTAGAGCATGAGCACCAGAATGAGAAAGAATGGGGTTAGAATCTTCattctgtcacttactagctgtgtgaacttaggcaggttgcttaacctctctgaggcaTTCTCAGTAAAATGGCCAACAATCCCTGGCTCTTTGGGCCCTAGGAGGAATGGATGAGAAGAGGATATTTGTGGGGCTTATAGCACAATGCCTGGATCCTAGCAGATGCTGGATCCTGTGTTGCTGTTCAGTTACTAAGGGGTAGTATTGGTGTGGTGTTGCACAGAGAGCCCCAGTGCCCTGATGAACTGACAAATCTTCACCAGGGGCCGGGGGAGACTTCTGAAAGCAGGCCCTTGAGGGAGGCACGGATTTCCCCTGGaccaggagagggaagggggctgTGAGTGGCAGGGCCCATGGTCACCGGGGCCCACCACCCTCTCCCACCTtcccaggccctggagctggACTCCATCCACAGCCACCATTGGTGTATCCAGGGCTGTAGTGCCGTCACTGGGGAGAACCTCCTGCCTGGCATTGACTGGCTCCTGGATGACATTTCCAGCCGCATCTTCACGGCCGACTGAACCACTCcggatgccccccaccccaccttgcaGTCCAGCCCCCTACCCCCGCCCTCATCAAGCACCATCCATGGGGGAACGGGAGTCAGCCAGCCTGacaaacaccccccaccccactctgtaacctgctgctgctgctgctagtaCTGCCCACTGCTGCTCTGTGGCCAGCTGGCTCCCGTGGCTGGAGGGCTGCTGCCCTGGCTGTCACCCTGGCTCCTGACCCAGCCCACCTGCAGCTGCCATGCCAAGAGGAGAGGGCTGGGctaggggggggtggggggtggagctGCCTCTGCTGCTACCAAGGCTGTGGGCCTCATCCTTTGCTCAGCTGTGAGAATAAATCCTTTCTTGCCCTCAACTCCTTGTAGAGTCATTTGTTGATTCTACAGCATCACGAGGCCACCCGGAGTGCATGGTGTAGCAGGGCACTGATCATTTCGGTCAGAGGGTTAACTTCTGTGTCAGAGAGACAAAGAATTACAGAAGCTCAGGACAGGGCTGTAACTAATTCCATCTGGAAGAGTCCAGGCAgacttcccagaggaagtgacGTTAAAGTTAGGCGTGAAGGGTAAGTAGAAGTTCTTTGCATAGAGCAAGGACGTGGACGGTTTACCAGAGCAACAGCTGTCCTCAGAGGAGTGGATAAGAAAAAAGGacacagggactcctgggtggctcagtggttgagtgtctgcttttggctcaggtcatgatcctggggtcctgggatcgagtcccgtatcaagctccccatggggagcctgcttctccctctgcccatgtctctgcctctctctgtgtctctcatgaataaataaataaaaacttaaaaaaaaaaaaaaaaaaggaaaagggacacAGCTCCACATCGGGGCTCATGGCTTGCTGAATGGAATACAGGCTGAACTTGAGCTCCCGGTTCCCCACCATAGCCAGGTACCCTCTTGCAGTGGACTATCTACACCGCTGCAGTATAGGCAGCTTTGGCTCTAGCAGAGGGACCCATGTGGCCAAGAAACAACGCTCAAGGGCTcttgggaagtggggaggggagaggatgcAGGTGTGAGAGCATGTGAGCATCAAGCAGAGCTTGCTAACCGGGCAGAGCAGGGAAGAGTCCTCTGAAGACTAAGGTGCTCTCTGAAGCAGGGTTGTCATGCAGGTGGCCCAACAGGTGTTTTCACAGCacccccctctccctgctctggtCCTACCAGTGGCTGCCTACTCTGTTGGATTCTGTTCGAAGCATTCTCCAGTATCATCGCATTGAAGAACAGCCCTAAGCAGGACAGACTCTCAGTATCCCGTCTACAAGGGAACTGAACCTCCAGGAGGGAGGTTAGGCAACTTGTTCAAAGCCACTCGGCTATGAAGTAGGGGAACTGGGATTTAGACCCAGCACATCGAGCCACTACGCCACACTATTCGAGGCTTTTGTGTCTCTGCTCAAAGCTCAGATGCCAGAGAGAGGAGGCCTAATGGGTCTAATGAGGAAAGAGTGGTTTTCCCAAGGAAAAGGCGAGGAAGAGACACCGAGATTTGCTCCTAAACTGGCACTAGAATCCCTTCTGGAGAGTACAGATAGGTGCAAAATGTGGGCTCTGTTAGGGTAGAAGAAGGGAAATTGATGTTGGATAgacaatcttaaaatataaactgtcgggatccctgggtggcgcagcggtttggcgcctgcctttggcccagggcgcgatcctggagacccgggatcgaatcccacgtcgggctcccggtgcatggagcctgcttctccctctgtctgtgtctctgcacctctctctctctctctgtgactatcataaatgaataaaaattaaaaaaatatatatatatataaactgtcCTTCTGtgtcaaaaattaaaactgcCTATTCTGTTCTCTATGCTGGACAGACACCGTGGTCCCCATGCTACCCAAACCTTGTGGTGAGTGAACACGCCCAGGCCCAGAACCAAATCTCAGCCCTGCCACTCACTGGATGATGCTGAGCAAGCACCTCCCATGTTTGTGCCTCAATGTCCCCATCTGCAGAAAGATAAGGCCCCCACCTGCTAAGGTTAGGACAAGGACCAAATGGGTGGGTCTCTTGTTGGTCACAAGCATCGTATAATGTTAGCTATAATGTTCATTATTTGAACCAGtaggatcttttttttattttaagattttatccatttacccatgagagacacagagagaggcaaagacattgggagagggagaagcaggctccctgcggggagcccgatatgggactcgatcccagatcccgggactacgtcctgaaccaaaggcagatgctcaaccgctaagccacccaggcgccgctgGACTggtagaatctcaagcagatccaTCCAACCAATGGGAACTCAGCCACCCACTGATCCAGATGAGTCACCCCAGGGTTCAAGTCCTCCTGGGGCCCATAGTACACAGCatccttgatttattttatttttttaagatttttaatttatttattcatgagagacacagagagagagagagagagagagaggcagagaggcagagacacaggtagagggagaagcaggctccatgcaaggagcctaaagtgggactctatccccggtctccaggatcacaccgggcggaaggcggcgctaaaccgctgcgtcacccaggctgcccgcatcCTTGATTTAAAGTGTGAATTATACATGGTTAGAGACAAGAAAATAACAAGGTTGTACTCATTAGCAAGGCGTGTAGATGAGGAGTCTGAGCTGCGGCAGAACGTCTGCATCCTGTGGTCAACCCAGTGGGAATGTGGGGAGCCAGGCTGGCAGCTGTGTATTTGCAGCTTTCCTCTCTCCTGCTGGCTATGAGGactcttctgtttgtttctcctGGTGATGGAAATGGAGTTGGCATCTGAAAGCTGGGGGACAAGCTGATCTAGATGGGAATGGGCTTGGAGGGGACAGggtgaaagaagacagaaaggagaGAATTGGGAGctgcagggccagggaggggagggaatgaTGGTCAAGAAGACTTGGAGCCAGTCCTGCTGGGAGAGCTTGAGAGAGCAAAAATAATGTCTATAAGTGGCCTCTacgggcagcggtttagcgccgccttcggcccagggtgtgatcctggagacccgggatcaagttctgcatcaggctccctgcgtggagcctgcttctccctctgcctgtgtctctgcctctctctctctgtctctcatgaataaataaataaaatctttttttaaaaattaaaaaaataaaaataaaagggatctCTAGAGGTGTGTGTTGTTCAAGGGGACACCACCCCATCTAAGTCTCCTCCCAAACACCTCCTGGATAATCTACCCTATGTCTGAGCTTCCACCCGTCTCATTTGGGAgtttcctttgtctctttctggAAACTGGCAGTACGGTGCCCACCATAAGAGCGGCCGTGAGCACTTGAGCGCTTCACCCACGCTATCACTTTTAAACTTCACAACCTGGCTGTGGTGGTATCCATCAGAGTCCTCAACAGCTTGTCCCAGAAATGATCACAACTGCCTTCCGCAGAAAGGATGGTCTTGGGAAGATACTAAGATACTAACGCTGATTTGGGACAGCATCCTGATGGAGCTCTCAGGATGCCAGACATCAGGTTTGACAAACAGGGTGCCCAGAGGCTGGGCAGCTGAGCCCACAGCCAACATTGCACATCATGAACAAATCAGTCCCCTTGCTAGGCACTGTGCACTCTGTTTCTCCCTCAAGAAACTCAAGAATTAGGCTTCTGGGGAGAGTCCTCCTCCCCTACCCAGGACTTGGGGCAAGGAAAGGAGCTGGCACCTTTGGATTCCAGGAGTAGGAGGCTGATGGGCTATACCTATTAGAGAACTACCTCCAAACAAAGATACGGTGCTAACagagaggtgggggtgaatgcTGGACAGACcaggaggggaaagaaagaaacatccaCTGCAGTAGATTCTATTAGAAACATTATAAATGTTCTAGAGAGGAGAAACTTAAGCTCAGGTAGTTAAGGGAAACTCATACAACTGGTAAGAAGTGTGACTTCAGAACCTGTGAGGCCATCCTCTTCTCTGGAGTTCTTTTTTGCTTCCCCTACCCTTGCAGAAAACATGAATTAGCGAATCCTACGGAAGGAAACAGGGGAATGATTTGGCTACATCTGCCACACACTCGgcacaatatttatttattttttttaatattttatttattatttatttaagtcacagacagagagagagagaggcagagacacaggcagagggagaagcaggctccatgcaccaggagcccgatgtgggattcgatcctgggtctccaggatcgcgccctgggccaaaggcaggcgccaaaccgctgcgccacccagggatccccactcggCACAATAAAAGTTGGGTGAGTGGATGAACGAAGGGGACCAGAAAGCAGAGGAGAAGTCGTTTGGACACGTTTGATGGGGAAAGCTCGAGCACCTGTCAGCTAAGTGATCCCACCTCcccggttcttttttttttttttttcccccacctcccGGGTTCTTATCTCTTAAACTACCTAGTTCACGCCTTACCCGCCACCGAGAACTTTTTAGACGCTCCCTGGCCGCACGCCAAGGCCAAGGACTGCGCCGTCACTTGCGACCCGCTCCCTAGGCTCGAGGAAGAAGGGCGCAGGCCTGGGAGATGCGGGGCCCGGCGGAGACTGAcctggaggggcgggggcggcgtTGAGGAGGCAGAGGCCGGCGGTCAGCCCCACTCCAGCTCGGCTGCCATGTCCCGCCAGGCGAAGGACGACTTCCTGCGACACTACACAGTCTCTGACCCCCGGACCCACCCCAAGGGCTACACCGAGTATAAAGTGACCGCGCAGGTGAGGTGGGCCCGGGTGGGGACCTTTACCCTTTTAACAAGAGGTGGGGCAGTGTTTTACCTTAAGGCAAGGCGCCGCTGGTCGCTCCCTTTTTAGACGACAGAAATGGATTTCCCCTTTAAGGGGAGCCTGCGGGTAGAGCCCCGGCTTACTTCGGAGCGGTCCAGTGGAGCGGCCCTGGGAGGGCGCTGTCCTTTTAAAAGGGCTTGGACCGTAGTTCTTGGAGTGGGAGGGGCGGGTTCCCACGCCCTACGTGTGGCGTCAGCACTGCGGGCTGTGAATTTCTTCAAATTAGCACGGAAACTCTGGCTCCGTGCAAATGTTAGTTCTCCAGTTTCTTGGATTAGGTTTGTGTGAACCGCTTGGTTTGATATTAACATAAaagcccttttttttctttagtttaatttttaattttctttcaaaaaaactctatgactttaaaaatccttacagcttagggatccctgggtggcgcagcggtttggcgcctgcctttggcccagggcgcgatcctggagaccggggatcgaatcccacgtcgggctcccggtgcatggagcctgcttcttcctctgcctgtgtctctgcctctctctctctctctctctgtgattatcataaataaataaaaattaaaaataaaaataaaaatccttacggctcaaagagaattttaaagagtaagtcaaaaaaaaaaaaagtaagtcggTCTGCAGCTTCGCAGTCAGAGCTGGAAGACAGAAAGAGTGAAGTTGATTATGGAGCAGTAACAACGTTATAGGCACATTTTACAGATACATAGGGGGAACCACGAGAAGGATTTAAAAAACAGTGTAAAAGAGTATCTGCAGAATGATATATAGGAGAGCTGGTTGGGGGAGACTTTAAACTGTAAATTGTTTAttacttttagaattttaaactagaggcacctgggtggcacagtggttgagcatctgcctttggcccaggttgtgatgccagtgatgccagggtcctgggataggccCCACATCGGATCCCCCATCGGGttctcccgcagggagcctgcttctccgtctgcctatgtctctgcctctctgtgtggctctcatgaataaataaataaaatctttaaaaaaaaaaagaatttttaattaggCGACTATTAAATGGTACATTAATAACTATTAAGGGGAAGTTGCAAAGTGATTTAGGTGCAGAATCCTAGATGTTTAAAAGGAACTTTCCCtatttcttttatgtcttttccttgtcaaataaaaacaagacacaCATGCAGAAAGATAGTCCCTAAGAAGACTAGACTGGAGGGTGGCCAGGGACTGTACTCTTTTCTGATAAAtctttctgt
This is a stretch of genomic DNA from Canis aureus isolate CA01 chromosome 21, VMU_Caureus_v.1.0, whole genome shotgun sequence. It encodes these proteins:
- the ARL2 gene encoding ADP-ribosylation factor-like protein 2 isoform X3, whose product is MGLLTILKKMKQKERELRLLMLGLDNAGKTTILKKFNGEDIDTISPTLGFNIKTLEHRGFKLNIWDVGGQKSLRSYWRNYFESTDGLIWVVDSADRQRMQDCQRELQSLLVEERLAGATLLIFANKQDLPGALSSNAIREALELDSIHSHHWCIQGCSAVTGENLLPGIDWLLDDISSRIFTAD
- the ARL2 gene encoding ADP-ribosylation factor-like protein 2 isoform X1, whose product is MIWLLHHRRDRMVAWTRTETVRVQGLLLNLVRPSGLDNAGKTTILKKFNGEDIDTISPTLGFNIKTLEHRGFKLNIWDVGGQKSLRSYWRNYFESTDGLIWVVDSADRQRMQDCQRELQSLLVEERLAGATLLIFANKQDLPGALSSNAIREALELDSIHSHHWCIQGCSAVTGENLLPGIDWLLDDISSRIFTAD
- the ARL2 gene encoding ADP-ribosylation factor-like protein 2 isoform X2, which encodes MAAPSAPKVSGREGLRVQGLLLNLVRPSGLDNAGKTTILKKFNGEDIDTISPTLGFNIKTLEHRGFKLNIWDVGGQKSLRSYWRNYFESTDGLIWVVDSADRQRMQDCQRELQSLLVEERLAGATLLIFANKQDLPGALSSNAIREALELDSIHSHHWCIQGCSAVTGENLLPGIDWLLDDISSRIFTAD